The following are from one region of the Isoalcanivorax indicus genome:
- the lolA gene encoding outer membrane lipoprotein chaperone LolA, with product MKNVIRNGLLGAGLLTLLVPAALADATEDLVKKLSGVRSMSSSFNQIVLDRGGSRLQEASGTMLVARPRQFHWHAESPYEQVVVSNGDVVWIHDVDLEQVIERALGDEVGNTPALLFSGNPDEVAAEFEITEADRHRGEVTYRLIPRDKELLFSLLEVTFAGETPRSMRLEDALGQQTTIDFRNVRLNQDIDPARFRFEIPDGADVISEL from the coding sequence ATGAAAAACGTGATACGTAATGGCCTGCTTGGTGCAGGCCTGCTGACTCTGCTGGTACCGGCTGCCCTGGCGGACGCCACCGAGGATCTGGTCAAGAAACTCTCGGGGGTGCGCAGCATGAGCAGCAGTTTCAACCAGATTGTGCTCGACCGTGGGGGCTCCCGCCTGCAGGAGGCCAGCGGCACCATGCTGGTGGCGCGTCCGCGTCAGTTTCACTGGCACGCCGAGTCGCCCTACGAGCAGGTGGTCGTGTCCAACGGTGATGTCGTCTGGATCCATGATGTGGACCTGGAGCAGGTCATCGAGCGTGCGCTGGGAGATGAAGTCGGCAACACCCCGGCGCTGCTGTTCAGTGGCAACCCTGACGAAGTGGCCGCCGAGTTCGAGATTACCGAAGCCGACCGGCATCGCGGCGAAGTGACCTATCGCCTGATTCCGCGCGACAAGGAGTTGCTGTTCAGCTTGCTGGAAGTGACCTTCGCCGGGGAGACGCCGCGCAGCATGCGTCTTGAGGATGCGCTGGGGCAGCAGACTACCATCGACTTTCGCAATGTGCGCCTGAATCAGGACATCGACCCGGCCCGCTTCCGCTTCGAGATACCTGACGGCGCCGACGTCATCAGCGAGCTATGA
- the serS gene encoding serine--tRNA ligase produces MLDIRDLRKAGEEIAAALAKRGYTLDMAHFDALDAERKDADMRSQALQADRKRAAKEVGSLIQSGMNVDDAKAKVADALKAIDAELDSEVGRAQRIGEQLRDWLMTIPNVPHADVPPGKDEADNVEVRRWGTPREFDFAPQDHVDVTEKLSRGRLDFERAAKLSGARFAVMTGSLARLHRALIDFMLDTHTREHGYTEAYVPYLVGPEALRGTGQLPKFEEDLFRIAGERTLYLIPTAEVPVTNLFADEILEADMVPQQLVCHTPCFRSEAGSHGRDTRGMIRQHQFEKVELVQLVRPEESDATLEALTGHAEAILQALGLPYRVVTLCGGDLGFSASKTYDIEVWLPSQDTYREISSCSNFRDFQARRMQARWRNPETGKPELLHTLNGSGLAVGRTLVAILENYQNADGSVTVPEALRPYMGGAETL; encoded by the coding sequence ATGCTGGACATCCGTGACCTGCGCAAGGCAGGAGAAGAGATCGCCGCCGCGTTGGCAAAACGTGGCTATACCCTCGACATGGCACACTTCGATGCGCTGGACGCCGAGCGCAAGGATGCTGACATGCGCTCCCAGGCGTTGCAGGCCGACCGCAAACGTGCGGCCAAAGAGGTGGGCAGCCTGATCCAGTCCGGCATGAATGTGGATGACGCCAAGGCCAAAGTGGCGGACGCGTTGAAAGCCATCGATGCAGAACTCGACAGTGAAGTGGGCCGTGCCCAGCGCATTGGCGAGCAGCTGCGCGACTGGCTGATGACGATTCCGAATGTGCCGCATGCCGATGTGCCTCCGGGCAAGGATGAGGCCGACAATGTCGAGGTGCGACGCTGGGGAACGCCTCGGGAGTTCGATTTCGCGCCGCAGGATCATGTGGACGTGACGGAAAAACTGAGCCGTGGGCGTCTCGATTTCGAGCGCGCCGCCAAGCTCTCCGGTGCCCGCTTTGCCGTGATGACCGGCAGTCTCGCACGCCTGCATCGCGCGCTGATCGACTTCATGCTCGATACGCATACGCGTGAGCACGGATATACGGAAGCGTACGTGCCCTATCTGGTGGGGCCGGAGGCGCTGCGTGGCACCGGGCAGCTGCCGAAATTCGAGGAAGACCTGTTCCGCATTGCCGGAGAGCGTACGCTGTATCTGATACCGACAGCAGAGGTACCGGTCACCAATCTGTTTGCGGACGAGATTCTGGAGGCCGACATGGTGCCCCAGCAGTTGGTCTGTCACACGCCCTGTTTCCGTAGCGAGGCGGGCAGCCACGGGCGCGACACGCGCGGCATGATTCGTCAGCATCAGTTCGAGAAGGTGGAACTGGTGCAGCTGGTGCGTCCGGAGGAATCCGACGCCACCCTGGAAGCGCTGACCGGGCATGCGGAAGCGATTCTGCAAGCGCTGGGGCTGCCGTATCGCGTGGTCACCCTGTGCGGCGGTGATCTCGGTTTTTCGGCCAGCAAGACCTACGACATCGAGGTATGGCTGCCGAGCCAGGACACCTATCGCGAAATTTCCTCCTGCTCGAACTTCCGTGATTTCCAGGCGCGCCGCATGCAGGCGCGCTGGCGCAATCCCGAGACGGGCAAGCCGGAACTGCTGCATACCCTGAATGGCTCCGGCCTGGCGGTGGGGCGCACGCTGGTGGCGATCCTCGAGAATTACCAGAACGCTGACGGCAGCGTGACGGTGCCGGAAGCCCTGCGGCCTTACATGGGCGGTGCGGAGACACTCTGA
- a CDS encoding DNA translocase FtsK codes for MRRGLIEGLVISLIALSLYLLLALVTYSPRDPGWSYMGDASQIRNAGGRFGAFAADLLFILFGYLAYLFPLLVGFWGVRVLRDRHAGLAGNWPMFSLRLVGFILTMLAGTALAWMHFSGNGSILPEDTGGILGQVVGKASLDAFNPLGGTLVLVALFLIGMTIFTDLSWIRLSEKLGALVLTLAQRIPVALRNRREKREEKRQAAVELARRREVREVAMKRAETRKPPEIKQPPKKVEKSVRAEKERQQPLFTSQVTGTLPPLGLLDAVEEGARGGFSNEALDGMSRLLEIKLRDFNIEAEVVAVQPGPVITRFEIQPAAGIKVSRITNLAKDLARSLAVISVRVVEVIPGKTTVGIEIPNEQREIIRFTEAVGSKAFDEAPSPLVLALGKDISGNPVVADLAKMPHLLVAGTTGSGKSVGLNAMLLSILFKSTPDDVRLIMIDPKMLELAVYDGIPHLLTPVVTDMKEAASALRWGVAEMERRYRLMASLGVRNIAGYNRKVADAEKQGQPLKDPLWKPNDPMNLEEPAPLLERLPYIVIVVDEFADMMMIVGKKVEELIARIAQKARAAGIHLILATQRPSVDVITGLIKANVPSRMAFQVSSKIDSRTVLDQGGAEQLLGHGDMLYLPVGVSVPERVHGAFVSDDEVHRVCDDWRKRGEPNYLPEILDGGDINAPLPGMEGSGGDDDAEQDPLYDEAVAHVIESRRASISAVQRKLKIGYNRAARLVEAMEMAGVVTAAGHNGQREVIVPGGD; via the coding sequence CTGCGTCGCGGGCTGATTGAGGGCCTGGTCATCAGCCTGATTGCCCTGTCGCTGTATCTGTTGCTGGCGCTGGTGACCTACAGCCCACGCGATCCGGGCTGGTCGTACATGGGCGATGCCAGCCAGATTCGCAATGCCGGTGGTCGCTTTGGCGCCTTTGCAGCGGATCTGCTGTTCATCCTGTTCGGTTACCTTGCCTACCTGTTTCCGCTGCTTGTCGGCTTCTGGGGTGTGCGCGTGCTGCGTGACCGGCATGCCGGGCTGGCTGGCAACTGGCCCATGTTCAGCCTGCGTCTGGTGGGCTTCATCCTGACCATGCTGGCGGGCACGGCCCTGGCCTGGATGCATTTCTCCGGCAATGGCAGCATCCTGCCCGAAGATACCGGCGGGATTCTCGGTCAGGTGGTTGGCAAGGCGTCGCTGGATGCCTTCAATCCTCTCGGTGGCACCCTGGTGCTGGTGGCCCTGTTCCTGATTGGCATGACCATCTTCACCGACCTGTCCTGGATTCGCCTGTCCGAGAAGCTCGGCGCCCTGGTGCTGACGCTGGCCCAGCGCATCCCGGTGGCCCTGCGCAACCGGCGGGAGAAGCGCGAAGAGAAGCGTCAGGCGGCGGTCGAACTGGCACGCCGCCGTGAGGTGCGCGAGGTGGCCATGAAACGGGCCGAGACCCGCAAGCCACCGGAAATCAAGCAGCCACCGAAGAAGGTGGAGAAGAGCGTGCGCGCCGAGAAAGAGCGTCAGCAGCCGCTGTTTACCTCCCAGGTCACCGGCACCCTGCCGCCGCTGGGTCTGCTGGATGCGGTGGAGGAGGGCGCCCGGGGCGGTTTCTCCAATGAAGCCCTGGACGGCATGTCGCGCCTGCTGGAGATCAAGCTGCGTGATTTCAATATCGAGGCCGAAGTGGTCGCGGTGCAGCCCGGCCCGGTCATCACCCGTTTCGAGATCCAGCCGGCCGCAGGCATCAAGGTCAGCCGTATCACCAACCTGGCCAAGGATCTGGCACGCTCCCTGGCGGTCATCTCCGTGCGTGTCGTGGAAGTGATTCCCGGCAAGACCACCGTGGGTATCGAGATTCCCAACGAGCAGCGCGAAATCATCCGCTTTACCGAAGCCGTGGGCAGCAAGGCTTTCGACGAGGCGCCGTCGCCGCTGGTGCTGGCCCTGGGCAAGGACATCAGTGGCAACCCGGTGGTGGCCGATCTGGCCAAGATGCCGCACCTGCTGGTGGCGGGCACCACCGGCTCGGGTAAATCCGTGGGTCTGAATGCCATGCTGTTGTCGATCCTGTTCAAGTCGACGCCGGACGACGTGCGCCTGATCATGATCGACCCGAAGATGCTGGAACTGGCGGTGTACGACGGCATCCCGCATCTGCTGACCCCGGTGGTCACCGACATGAAGGAGGCTGCCAGTGCGCTGCGCTGGGGCGTGGCCGAGATGGAGCGCCGCTACCGCCTGATGGCCTCCCTGGGCGTGCGTAACATTGCCGGGTATAACCGCAAGGTGGCGGATGCCGAAAAACAGGGGCAGCCGTTGAAAGACCCGCTGTGGAAACCGAATGACCCGATGAATCTGGAAGAGCCGGCACCCTTGCTGGAGCGGCTGCCCTATATCGTCATCGTGGTGGACGAATTCGCTGACATGATGATGATTGTCGGCAAGAAGGTGGAAGAACTGATTGCCCGTATTGCCCAGAAGGCCCGGGCCGCCGGTATCCACCTGATTCTGGCGACGCAGCGGCCGTCGGTGGATGTGATTACCGGCCTGATCAAGGCCAACGTACCCTCGCGCATGGCGTTCCAGGTGTCCTCGAAAATCGACTCCCGCACGGTGCTGGATCAGGGCGGGGCCGAGCAGTTGCTTGGCCACGGCGACATGCTTTATTTGCCGGTGGGGGTCAGCGTGCCGGAACGTGTGCACGGCGCTTTTGTCTCAGATGACGAGGTGCACCGGGTCTGTGATGACTGGCGCAAGCGCGGCGAACCGAATTACCTGCCGGAAATCCTCGACGGCGGTGATATCAACGCGCCGCTGCCGGGCATGGAAGGCAGTGGCGGCGACGACGATGCCGAACAGGACCCGCTGTACGATGAAGCGGTGGCCCATGTGATCGAATCCCGGCGCGCCTCGATCTCCGCCGTGCAGCGGAAACTCAAGATCGGCTACAACCGGGCAGCCCGCCTGGTGGAAGCGATGGAAATGGCCGGTGTGGTCACGGCGGCGGGGCATAATGGCCAGCGCGAAGTGATCGTGCCCGGCGGCGACTGA
- a CDS encoding replication-associated recombination protein A, translating into MSDLFGDQDAPAPTTGGEDRRHQPLAARLRAASLDDYVGQAHLVGEGKPLRRALEQGQLHSMILWGPPGTGKTTLALLLAGHVSATFVTLSAVLAGVKDIRAEVEKARARLSHGQRTVLFVDEVHRFNKSQQDAFLPHVEDGTVIFIGATTENPSFELNNALLSRARVYRLQSLQREDLDRLLTRALAHDSLADIDLGDDSRILLLDQVDGDARRLLNLLEVAADLARGDAGGAEKAVITPDLLRELFRDSLRRFDKGGDIFYDQISALHKSVRGSDPDATLYWFARMLDGGADPLYIARRVVRMASEDIGNADPRALRLALDAWDVQERLGSPEGELAIAQALVYLAVAAKSNAVYNAWNQARRFVAEHPTDEVPLHLRNAPTTLMKEEGHGADYRYAHDFPDAYVPGENYFPTSIPSTRFYSPVPRGMEIRIAEKLAALRQKDDDSDWHR; encoded by the coding sequence ATGAGCGACCTGTTCGGCGATCAGGACGCGCCTGCGCCGACGACCGGCGGCGAGGACAGACGGCATCAACCCCTGGCGGCTCGCTTGCGGGCGGCCTCGCTGGACGACTATGTCGGGCAGGCGCACCTGGTCGGCGAGGGCAAACCCCTGCGCCGCGCCCTGGAGCAGGGGCAGCTGCACTCGATGATCCTCTGGGGCCCGCCGGGCACTGGCAAGACAACACTGGCGTTACTGCTGGCCGGGCACGTCAGCGCCACCTTCGTGACCCTGTCCGCCGTGCTTGCCGGGGTCAAGGATATTCGCGCCGAGGTCGAGAAAGCCCGCGCCCGCCTCAGTCACGGCCAGCGCACGGTGCTGTTTGTGGATGAGGTGCACCGTTTCAACAAGTCGCAGCAAGACGCCTTCCTGCCCCATGTGGAAGACGGCACCGTGATCTTTATCGGCGCCACCACCGAAAACCCCTCGTTCGAACTCAATAACGCGCTCCTGTCCCGCGCCCGGGTCTACCGCCTGCAATCCCTGCAACGGGAGGATCTGGACCGGCTGCTGACGCGGGCGCTGGCCCACGATAGCCTGGCGGACATCGACCTGGGTGACGACAGCCGCATCCTGCTGCTGGACCAGGTGGACGGTGATGCCCGACGCCTGCTCAACCTGCTTGAGGTGGCCGCCGACCTGGCGCGCGGCGACGCGGGGGGCGCGGAGAAGGCCGTTATTACCCCGGACCTGCTGCGCGAGTTGTTTCGCGACAGCCTGCGTCGCTTCGACAAGGGCGGCGATATCTTCTATGACCAGATCAGCGCCCTGCACAAGTCTGTGCGCGGTTCCGACCCGGATGCCACCCTGTACTGGTTCGCCCGCATGCTCGATGGCGGGGCCGATCCGCTGTATATCGCCCGCCGGGTGGTGCGCATGGCCAGCGAGGACATTGGCAATGCTGACCCGCGAGCCCTGCGTCTGGCCCTGGACGCCTGGGATGTGCAGGAGCGCCTCGGCTCCCCCGAAGGCGAGTTGGCCATCGCCCAGGCGCTGGTCTACCTCGCGGTGGCGGCCAAGAGCAATGCGGTCTACAACGCCTGGAATCAGGCGCGCCGCTTCGTGGCCGAGCATCCCACCGATGAGGTGCCACTGCATCTGCGCAATGCACCGACCACACTGATGAAGGAAGAGGGGCATGGCGCCGACTACCGCTACGCCCATGATTTTCCCGACGCCTATGTGCCCGGGGAGAACTATTTTCCCACCAGCATTCCTTCCACGCGTTTCTACAGCCCGGTGCCCCGGGGCATGGAAATCCGCATCGCCGAAAAGCTGGCCGCCCTGCGCCAGAAAGACGACGACAGCGACTGGCATCGCTAA